One genomic window of Limanda limanda chromosome 16, fLimLim1.1, whole genome shotgun sequence includes the following:
- the LOC133021282 gene encoding uncharacterized protein LOC133021282, whose translation MDVTRAKHHHGIHLPRRNRSIPYPLRVTSICPSHVSDQTITPLNNTKHLLVSAFMDQRVEGFDIRIIGLFRVDSIQPLHCCFCCEGFSSITTPANILQHSEHFGFPLVVTDVMCTIPENCRATHVTLLTQPESGIAPKQIWLPIRNRKTNMDEEEKFQFNFTVCISNLFGDYNNVLQFAQTLEMYRLLGVDRVVIYNTSCGPELERLLQIYSQDGFLEIVPWPIHQHLNPSKGWLFSEHGGDVHYFGQFTTLNECIYRSMGRSRYVLLNDIDEIIMPYQQDNLMSLMNMLQEQHPNTGVFLIKNHIFPKKHFEPSGRFHLPQWNGLPGVNILEHIYREEPSTNIYHPHKMIVQPRLVEQTSVHEVIKQMGNSFQVPPEICRIIHVRVALQGALTVEQLHVDKRLWDFHEKMVPNVDKVLKRAGLLNTEGQG comes from the exons ATGGATGTAACCAGGGCTAAACACCATCATGGCATCCA CTTACCCAGGAGGAACAGATCTATCCCGTACCCACTCAGGGTTACGAGCATTTGCCCCTCTCATGTCTCTGATCAGACCATCACCCCGCTCAACAACACCAAGCACCTACTGGTGTCAGCCTTCATGGACCAGAGGGTGGAAGGCTTTGATATACGCATCATTGGTCTCTTCAGGGTCGACTCCATCCAACCCCTTCACTGTTGCTTCTGCTGTGAAGGTTTCTCGTCGATCACAACTCCAGCAAACATTTTACAACATTCAGAACACTTTGGATTTCCCTTAGTCGTGACAGATGTCATGTGTACTATTCCTGAAAACTGCAGAGCTACACATGTCACTCTTCTGACTCAGCCAGAGAGTGGGATTGCACCTAAACAGATCTGGCTCCCAATAAGAAACAGAAAGACCAACATGGACGAGGAGGAAAAGTTTCAGTTTAACTTCACAGTCTGCATCTCCAACCTGTTTGGAGACTACAACAACGTGCTTCAGTTCGCCCAGACCCTGGAGATGTACAG GTTGCTGGGCGTGGACAGAGTGGTTATCTATAACACCAGCTGTGGCCCAGAGCTCGAGCGTCTGTTGCAGATCTACAGCCAGGACGGCTTCCTGGAGATAGTTCCTTGGCCCATCCACCAACATCTGAATCCATCTAAAGGTTGGCTCTTCTCAGAGCACGGAGGGGACGTGCACTACTTTGGCCAGTTTACCACGCTCAATGAGTGCATCTACAGATCCATGGGGCGCTCACGCTATGTCTTGCTGAACGACATCGATGAGATTATAATGCCTTACCAACAGGACAACCTCATGTCTCTGATGAACATGCTCCAAGAGCAGCATCCAAAT ACAGGGGTATTCCTCATCAAGAACCATATTTTCCccaaaaaacactttgagcCAAGTGGGAGGTTTCACCTGCCGCAATGGAACGGGCTGCCAGGAGTTAATATCCTGGAGCACATCTACAGGGAGGAGCCCAGCACAAACATATACCATCCGCACAAGATGATAGTTCAGCCAAG GTTGGTGGAGCAGACTTCAGTGCACGAGGTGATCAAACAAATGGGAAATAGCTTCCAGGTTCCACCAGAGATCTGTCGGATCATTCACGTCCGCGTGGCCCTACAGGGGGCGCTGACGGTGGAGCAGCTCCATGTGGACAAACGACTGTGGGACTTCCATGAAAAAATGGTTCCCAACGTGGACAAGGTGCTGAAGAGAGCGGGACTGCTGAACACGGAGGGGCAGGGCTGA